From the genome of Leptolyngbya iicbica LK, one region includes:
- the infB gene encoding translation initiation factor IF-2 — protein MNNGKVRIYELSKDLGLENKDILTICERLEIAAKSHSSTITGEDAQRIRNEVKETSGKLLSKPTKPSPPRPRKPAAKSKETPRPKKQQILEIRRHRPKSATAPTPPTAPESTAVDTAEESVAETTSSRPAVPSTLPKPKLKRPGSSAEESPELVGPPTTPAPNAEATAPAKPEAPTAPAKPDVELVGPPERPTKPAKPTRPVLKKRDRSDARGEDDGQPKRIEIREIDDEDETTLLKPKPELKRPRPKRSDALKEAEDSTDEDSASAPDTVTEEPILRRPSPPRHKRKPKEREDDEQEQQKTTKKTKRRGNDLLKDQEEEILADLDEVTGDSNSNGASAALSMSLARPPKPKSKGGPKPVSTPKSHKPQQRDGNRNQRRDRRNQNNEPERPEMITLRGGLSVHELANQIVVPETEIIKLLFFKGIATNINQTLDVETAKMVAEEFEILVETAEQESEAKKVTEMLSVEDLENLSKRPPVVTIMGHVDHGKTTLLDSIRETKVAQGEAGGITQHIGAYHVDVTHDGNQQQIVFLDTPGHEAFTAMRARGTRVTDIAILVVAADDGVRPQTIEAISHAKAAEVPIVVAINKIDKESAQPDRVKQELMEHGLVPEEWGGETIMVPVSAINGDNLDTLLEMILLVSEVEDLHANPDSLAKGTIIEANLDKARGPVASLLVQNGTLRVGDSVVAGSVFGKVRAMIDDRGDRVKEATPSFAVEVLGLNDVPAAGDEFEVFADEREARSVADSRSDEQRRSRLQQAMASRRVTLSSLSAKAQEGDLKELNIILKADVQGSVEAILAALQQMPQNEVQIRVLLGAPGEISETDVDLAAASGAVLIGFNTTLASGARQAADRQGVDVRDYDIIYNLLDDIQGAMEGLLEPELVEEPLGTVEVRAVFSVRKGTVAGSYVTEGKVTRNCHIRVRRGNDVVYQGTLDSLKRMKDDVKEVASGFECGIGVDNFNGWQEGDRIEAYKLVTQRRKLSPV, from the coding sequence ATGAACAACGGCAAAGTCAGAATATACGAATTATCAAAGGATCTTGGCTTGGAAAATAAGGATATTCTGACCATCTGTGAACGCTTGGAAATTGCTGCCAAGAGCCACAGCAGCACTATCACGGGTGAGGATGCCCAACGCATTCGCAATGAGGTCAAGGAGACATCTGGAAAACTATTGAGCAAGCCAACTAAACCTTCGCCCCCCCGTCCTCGCAAGCCTGCTGCTAAAAGTAAGGAAACGCCGCGTCCTAAAAAGCAGCAAATTTTGGAAATTCGCCGTCATCGGCCCAAGTCTGCAACGGCCCCAACGCCGCCGACCGCTCCTGAATCGACAGCGGTTGACACTGCAGAAGAATCGGTTGCTGAAACGACTTCTAGCCGTCCAGCAGTCCCCTCGACTTTACCTAAACCCAAGCTTAAGCGGCCTGGGAGTAGCGCCGAAGAGTCACCAGAGCTTGTGGGCCCGCCAACAACTCCGGCTCCCAATGCCGAGGCAACTGCTCCAGCAAAGCCTGAAGCGCCAACTGCACCGGCGAAACCTGATGTCGAGTTGGTGGGACCGCCTGAACGGCCTACAAAGCCCGCAAAGCCAACGCGGCCTGTCTTGAAGAAGCGCGATCGCTCAGATGCTCGGGGAGAGGATGACGGTCAACCCAAACGGATTGAAATTCGTGAAATTGATGACGAAGACGAGACGACGCTGCTTAAGCCGAAACCTGAGCTGAAGCGGCCACGACCTAAGCGTTCGGACGCTTTGAAGGAAGCAGAAGATTCAACGGATGAGGACAGCGCATCCGCTCCGGATACCGTCACCGAAGAACCCATTCTGCGCCGACCTTCGCCTCCCCGTCACAAACGTAAACCTAAAGAGCGTGAAGACGACGAGCAAGAACAGCAGAAAACCACTAAGAAGACGAAGCGTCGGGGGAATGATCTTCTAAAGGATCAAGAGGAAGAAATCCTGGCTGATCTTGATGAAGTGACGGGAGATAGCAACAGTAATGGCGCGTCTGCGGCTCTGAGTATGTCTCTGGCAAGACCACCCAAGCCGAAATCGAAGGGTGGTCCGAAGCCTGTTAGTACCCCGAAGTCGCACAAGCCTCAGCAGCGCGACGGCAATCGTAATCAGCGTCGCGATCGTCGTAATCAAAATAACGAGCCCGAACGGCCTGAGATGATCACTCTGAGGGGGGGCTTGTCCGTTCATGAACTGGCGAATCAAATCGTCGTGCCTGAGACGGAAATTATCAAGCTGCTCTTCTTCAAAGGGATTGCTACCAACATTAACCAAACCCTAGATGTCGAAACTGCCAAGATGGTGGCAGAAGAGTTTGAAATTTTAGTTGAAACCGCTGAGCAAGAATCGGAAGCGAAGAAAGTCACCGAGATGCTCTCAGTGGAAGACTTGGAGAACTTGTCGAAGCGGCCCCCAGTCGTGACGATCATGGGTCACGTTGACCATGGTAAGACTACCCTGCTTGACTCAATTCGAGAAACGAAAGTCGCCCAAGGGGAAGCGGGCGGTATTACCCAGCACATCGGTGCTTACCACGTTGATGTGACACATGATGGCAATCAACAGCAGATCGTTTTTCTCGATACGCCTGGGCACGAGGCCTTTACGGCGATGCGAGCCCGCGGAACGCGAGTTACTGATATCGCGATTTTGGTAGTGGCTGCTGATGATGGTGTCCGGCCCCAGACGATCGAAGCCATTAGTCATGCGAAGGCTGCTGAAGTTCCTATTGTCGTAGCAATCAATAAGATTGACAAAGAGTCGGCCCAGCCCGATCGCGTTAAGCAAGAGCTGATGGAACACGGCTTAGTCCCTGAGGAGTGGGGCGGTGAGACCATCATGGTGCCAGTGAGTGCGATCAACGGTGATAACCTCGATACGCTGCTGGAAATGATTCTCTTAGTCTCGGAAGTTGAGGATTTGCATGCTAATCCGGATAGCTTAGCTAAGGGCACCATTATTGAAGCTAACTTGGACAAAGCTCGAGGGCCCGTAGCTTCGCTGTTGGTGCAAAACGGCACCCTACGTGTTGGGGACAGTGTCGTAGCAGGCTCTGTCTTTGGTAAGGTGCGAGCCATGATTGACGACCGCGGCGATCGCGTCAAAGAGGCGACGCCATCCTTTGCGGTGGAAGTGTTGGGCCTGAATGACGTGCCAGCCGCTGGGGATGAGTTTGAAGTGTTTGCTGATGAGCGTGAAGCTCGCAGCGTTGCGGATTCACGTTCTGATGAGCAGCGCCGTTCTCGTTTACAACAGGCGATGGCTTCGCGCCGGGTTACCTTGAGCAGCTTGTCAGCTAAGGCTCAAGAGGGTGACCTTAAAGAGCTGAACATTATTTTAAAGGCCGATGTTCAGGGATCGGTTGAAGCCATTTTGGCCGCACTCCAGCAGATGCCTCAAAACGAAGTGCAAATTCGTGTCTTGTTAGGGGCTCCTGGTGAAATTAGTGAAACGGATGTTGACCTGGCTGCAGCTAGTGGTGCGGTACTAATCGGGTTCAATACCACCTTGGCTTCTGGAGCTCGTCAAGCGGCTGATCGCCAGGGCGTTGATGTGCGCGACTACGACATCATCTATAACCTCTTGGATGATATTCAAGGGGCGATGGAAGGTTTGCTAGAGCCAGAGCTGGTCGAAGAGCCCTTGGGGACTGTGGAAGTGCGGGCCGTATTCTCGGTGCGCAAAGGCACCGTGGCTGGTTCTTATGTGACTGAAGGCAAAGTGACCCGTAACTGTCATATCCGTGTCCGCCGGGGCAACGATGTGGTTTATCAAGGCACCCTCGATTCCCTCAAGCGTATGAAGGATGATGTCAAAGAAGTGGCTTCGGGCTTTGAATGTGGTATCGGTGTAGACAACTTTAATGGTTGGCAAGAAGGCGATCGCATTGAAGCCTACAAGCTTGTCACCCAACGCCGTAAGCTGTCACCGGTATAA
- a CDS encoding YlxR family protein: MVRQQKLLIPQMMSWRQTSHQRRNELSFTNVMKPNHRRCVSCRAIAPKPNLWRVVRQHDTGTVQLDQGLGRSAYLCPTTSCLSMAQKKNRLSKALRVSVSETIYQQLWQRLQSSSSLETGSNRSMTQS, translated from the coding sequence ATGGTGAGACAGCAGAAACTGCTGATCCCGCAGATGATGAGTTGGCGGCAGACGTCGCACCAGAGGAGGAATGAGCTTTCCTTTACTAACGTCATGAAACCGAATCATCGACGCTGTGTAAGTTGTCGCGCGATCGCCCCTAAGCCAAACCTATGGCGGGTGGTTCGTCAGCACGATACAGGGACTGTTCAGCTTGACCAAGGTCTGGGGCGTTCTGCTTATCTCTGCCCTACAACCAGTTGCTTGAGCATGGCGCAAAAGAAAAATCGCCTGAGCAAAGCTCTGAGAGTGTCAGTTTCCGAAACAATTTACCAGCAGCTGTGGCAACGATTGCAATCTTCATCCAGTCTTGAGACTGGTTCTAACCGCTCAATGACCCAGAGCTAG
- the nusA gene encoding transcription termination factor NusA: MSLVSLPKLKETIDEISAQRNLPKYAVENALREALLKGYERFRRTHRAADSVNFEEGYFDNFDIELDIEYEDEQGFRVLASKTIAEEVENPDHQIALAEVLEVAPEAQVGDVVVLDVTPEQKDFGRMAAIQTKQVLAQKLRDQQRKLIQEEFQDLEGTVLTAKVQRFERQSVIMTVSSGTGQPEVEAELLKRDQLPNDNYRPNSQFRVVLKKVSEGSHRGPQLLVSRADAALVVELFSNEVPEIEDEIVRIVAVAREANPPSRSVGPRTKIAVDTAERDVDPVGACIGARGSRIQAVVSELRGEKIDVIRYSLDPATYIANALSPARVDEVRLMNPEDRQAHVLVPEDQLSLAIGKEGQNVRLAAKLTGWKIDIKDTAKYDYAEEDRKLAEQLAARQAEEAAREAAEAARREEEAARQAAKAARLAAIAAAAEEEDAREAAEAAARAAANGETETPLATEPDAATTEAAPAATIEEGSAESPAETPVALGDGETAETADPADDELAADVAPEEE; the protein is encoded by the coding sequence ATGTCTTTAGTCAGCCTGCCAAAACTAAAAGAAACCATTGATGAAATTAGCGCTCAGCGCAATTTGCCGAAATATGCAGTAGAAAATGCGCTACGAGAAGCCTTACTCAAAGGATATGAGCGCTTTCGTCGGACCCATCGGGCGGCGGATAGCGTTAACTTTGAGGAAGGCTACTTTGATAACTTTGATATTGAACTTGACATCGAATACGAAGACGAGCAGGGCTTTCGCGTACTAGCGAGTAAAACGATTGCCGAAGAAGTGGAAAACCCTGATCACCAAATCGCCTTGGCAGAAGTGCTGGAAGTCGCTCCTGAGGCGCAAGTCGGTGACGTGGTGGTGTTGGATGTGACGCCAGAACAGAAAGATTTTGGCCGCATGGCCGCCATCCAAACCAAGCAGGTGCTCGCGCAAAAGCTGCGTGACCAACAGCGCAAACTCATTCAAGAAGAGTTTCAAGATTTAGAAGGCACAGTGCTGACGGCAAAAGTGCAGCGGTTCGAGCGGCAGTCGGTCATTATGACTGTGAGCAGCGGCACCGGGCAGCCAGAAGTCGAAGCCGAGTTGCTCAAGCGCGATCAACTGCCCAATGATAACTATCGCCCTAACTCCCAGTTTCGGGTAGTGCTGAAAAAAGTTTCCGAAGGTTCGCACCGAGGACCACAGCTCTTAGTCTCGCGGGCCGATGCGGCGTTAGTAGTGGAACTATTTTCCAACGAAGTCCCCGAAATCGAGGACGAAATCGTTCGCATTGTTGCTGTCGCGCGGGAAGCGAATCCGCCCTCCCGCTCGGTGGGGCCACGCACCAAAATCGCTGTCGATACTGCTGAGCGCGATGTTGATCCGGTCGGAGCCTGCATCGGGGCTCGGGGCTCTCGTATTCAAGCCGTGGTAAGTGAATTGCGTGGCGAAAAAATTGACGTGATTCGTTATTCGCTGGATCCTGCAACTTACATTGCTAATGCGCTGAGTCCAGCGCGAGTGGATGAAGTGCGCCTGATGAACCCGGAAGATCGACAGGCCCATGTATTGGTGCCCGAAGATCAGCTTAGTTTAGCCATTGGTAAAGAAGGTCAGAATGTCCGTCTGGCGGCCAAGTTGACGGGCTGGAAAATCGACATCAAAGACACGGCAAAATACGACTACGCCGAAGAAGACCGCAAGCTTGCTGAGCAACTAGCGGCTCGGCAGGCGGAAGAAGCGGCTCGCGAAGCAGCGGAAGCGGCTCGTCGTGAGGAAGAAGCAGCTCGACAGGCAGCTAAAGCGGCTCGTTTGGCCGCGATCGCGGCTGCTGCCGAAGAGGAAGATGCCCGTGAAGCGGCGGAAGCGGCGGCCCGAGCTGCCGCTAACGGCGAAACCGAGACCCCACTGGCGACAGAACCGGACGCCGCTACAACAGAAGCAGCACCAGCCGCTACCATAGAAGAAGGCTCAGCCGAGAGTCCAGCGGAAACCCCTGTCGCCTTGGGTGATGGTGAGACAGCAGAAACTGCTGATCCCGCAGATGATGAGTTGGCGGCAGACGTCGCACCAGAGGAGGAATGA
- the rimP gene encoding ribosome maturation factor RimP: MVHPLVPQILDLATPIAEHLGLEVVDAVFQTNHAPPVLRVDVRNHQAEDTSLDDCEHMSQSLAAVLDETNLIPDAYVLEVSSPGISTTLISDRDFIVFKGFMVEVKLTEVYKKRQTWIGQLLKRDDDYIYLTRKGKSTKLPRSLVATVELSNQAVE; encoded by the coding sequence ATGGTTCATCCTCTCGTCCCTCAAATCTTAGACTTGGCGACTCCAATCGCTGAGCATCTGGGGTTAGAGGTCGTGGATGCCGTCTTTCAGACTAACCATGCACCCCCGGTTTTACGGGTTGATGTGCGTAATCATCAGGCTGAAGACACCAGTCTAGACGATTGTGAGCACATGAGTCAGTCGCTGGCGGCGGTGCTCGATGAGACCAATCTGATTCCAGATGCCTATGTGCTCGAAGTATCAAGTCCAGGGATTTCGACGACGCTGATCAGCGATCGCGATTTCATTGTCTTCAAAGGCTTTATGGTTGAGGTCAAGCTGACAGAGGTGTACAAAAAGCGCCAAACCTGGATTGGGCAATTGCTCAAACGCGACGATGATTATATTTATTTGACGCGCAAGGGAAAATCAACCAAGCTGCCGCGATCGCTCGTCGCCACTGTGGAATTGAGCAACCAAGCCGTAGAGTAA